Proteins encoded together in one Xenopus laevis strain J_2021 chromosome 6L, Xenopus_laevis_v10.1, whole genome shotgun sequence window:
- the golga4.L gene encoding golgin subfamily A member 4 isoform X1, translated as MFKKLKQKISEEQSPSKSPLAPDQQGRQRSTSAGNRSRTSSVTEQQDDSLATSDRELLAGMIAEPALLSEYTVFALDRSKRSKQQSDSVNGSLSDNNGNDPISSQRNEPQSFAQKLQMRVPSMESLFRSPIKESLFSSSTKENLLRSGSRDSLNKIDMENPGTAFDPPSDIESEAEDSVGSVEGLNKEQLFNRLHRMDKSLGNYRGKYSELVTAYRTQQRDKEKLQSILSQSQDKALRRIGELREELQMDQQAKKHLQEEFDASLEEKDQHISVLQTQVSLLKKRLQNGQGSSDVPECAASPEPDAERSLQEVDADNGSTPDADGNATSTLNALQVRVKRQENLLQRCKKSIRSHKEQCVNLSSENEALQNQLHERLQELEKMKELHTSEKTKLITQLRDAKNSIEQLEQDKGMMIAEAKRQMHETLELKEEEISQLRLRVKKLNSQCEDLQQQKETFEKAAFEDAEKTVIASQKTEDVLEKLQMEEQIKAIEKASEEERVNLQRELSRVKQEVVDIMKKSCDSRISEIENVHAEALLNKEQEYNEQMRLKEQDFQDQLNAVLKKNEEILNLQQDKEKSLMALEELEQQKKTLECSTAEQLKEMQQEVECYRTRILELESSVAEESKSQDFASLIETERNNHNAEVIAIKEKHKQDLDVLVQEQERIWSEKLALLKEETDAMIIELKQKYQQEYDAQLKERECNFQEHIEQMNEKTLEKLDLKQTELETLSAELSEAINARQEIEQKLLETENDTLKIKQEYDTLIKEEREKHSEEIGSIEREKEILTMGIEKDLKENINNLKLLLDNKECELEELRKEKQNMKEAAEKAEADLKETYTLLESSRHSHEVNVHEKEKANELQLKELQENLKGMTEERNHLKEVTETAETQLKSVQIELDTSKAQVQSLMMEYETQVKDLKVQIEEMSRIASENEHEVRKLKEEHKQIIIDLNNTMCEKEKNILALQEDYKVKHKNQDAKMDKLRQKLKELQESSKKKYSEMETKLKKEIDKKQNELINKEKEYNEKMHEMAQASSTGINHAMAQLELNHKEQIQNTTDKHQRELQETTETWEKKLSQLAEELREKHEEELQEKDQVITEARTELNMKSKEKEDAEKQISYLKELKTQTDVSFSDLQEQLRQSSAQVLHLTQSGNEIKTQLERVEKDCAQLTAEKQMLQQQLDNLKILADEDKSKVDELVSKMRIAEEKYNDLETLHNKVRVDFAKELQDTLVEKENDFKHLLGKQENQLISCCKNAEDLFESLANGLTENHRNQMDRWIVKIANIESYMHKLKEVTFKQRSKMFEQEKQLEQFSKELLSVNKSLNQVTQHMQEKENITSSLKDEIEALNFQNELLKKEGGSQQKVADEKESCITQLKKELSEKTNIVTSLTEVVKERESQVSSLSSLINELKVKHENCVDLTEKENAIAFLTAQQKQSEQELQNQIQELMTNIEILNKEKSAHIDEAAKLQNKLDEWKKKAELKFVQNHNTIKELKEKVETVNKHIVEKDEKLRTLTEEFECHRSNIKETELTRESKELDLISQLEGQTSRILELEEQCLKLMSENKSLMDQIEIKTIQQSEEKKVLVEQIQNVQCVSDNNTKEVQHKVLTLGKEIDALKEELEAKQTKWQLEKAECFQMKDEELKTLEERLTTESANKLSELKKRAEQKIASLKKQLMSQIEEKEQSRKELENQLQSLKINMQKEGQEVQEGLQQEVKNQENKYVLLLEQQKNTEADLTNIRSEVKSKEQRIIELEDIIKDVQQKLSEKELTESEKEQELLKELEAQMLTNNQLVSTHEKALKDLQDEINVKDAEIKTFKEEIDGKFKSLNELQVLFEETHSQESALKIKLEEVEREKLKFRNEITKLQKDMRSLRKEHNQELDLLKKEITEEAEQRIKYEQEDLELKHNSKLKQLMREFNTQMAKKEREVETAVQETIAKAQEVEAELMRSQQIEAVHLHKKIAEKEDDLKRTVKRYEELLEGREEEMTAKVTELQEQLEKLQEELSLKEMHNEEEQNVEEKASPEVFQAQLAQKTSQLNEYKLKEQELKEKVHILEDQVKNFTRGVFYSPIGTPYKEVNNQHAGVSVFGEPTEFEYLRKVMFEYMMGRETKTMAKVITTVLRFPTDQAQQILQREENQPLSWLRSSS; from the exons TTCCTTCAATGGAATCACTGTTCAGAAGCCCCATTAAAGAATCACTTTTTTCATCTTCAACCAAAGAAAATCTTTTACGGAGCGGTTCGCGGGATTCCTTGAATAAGATTGATATGGAAAATCCAGGCACAGCATTTGATCCTCCATCTGATATTGAAAGTGAAGCTGAGGATTCTGTGGGAAGTGTAGAAGGACTTAACAAAGAACAATTGTTTAATCGTCTACATCGAATGGATAAAAGTTTAGGAAACTACAGAGGAAAATATTCTGAG CTTGTAACAGCATACAGAACTCAGCAAAGAGACAAAGAAAAACTGCAG TCTATCTTGAGTCAGAGCCAGGACAAAGCACTAAGGAGAATTGGAGAGCTGCGAGAG GAGCTTCAGATGGATCAACAGGCCAAGAAGCATCTACAGGAAGAGTTTGATGCATCTCTGGAAGAGAAAGATCAACATATAAGTGTACTGCAGACACAG GTTAGTTTGCTTAAAAAGCGACTTCAAAATGGACAAGGCAGTAGTGATGTACCAGAATGCGCAGCCTCACCAGAGCCTGATGCTGAGAGATCCCTTCAAGAGGTAGATGCAGATAACGGTTCCACCCCTG ATGCAGACGGGAATGCTACAAGCACTTTAAATGCTCTCCAGGTTAGAGTAAAACGCCAAGAGAACCTTTTGCAAAGGTGCAAGAAATCAATCAGGTCACACAAGGAGCAGTGTGTTAACCTCAGTAGTGAAAATGAAGCTCTTCAAAACCAGCTCCATGAGAGGCTTCAGGAACTGGAGAAAATGAAA GAGCTTCACACTAGTGAGAAGACTAAACTGATTACCCAGCTAAGAGATGCCAAGAATTCAATTGAACAACTGGAGCAAGATAAG GGTATGATGATTGCAGAAGCCAAACGACAGATGCATGAGACATTAGAACTGAAGGAGGAAGAGATTTCTCAGCTTCGGTTGAGGGTCAAGAAACTAAATTCACAGTGTGAGGATCTGCAGCAACAGAAAGAGACATTCGAGAAAGCTG CATTTGAAGATGCAGAAAAAACAGTTATTGCATCACAGAAAACTGAGGATGTTTTGGAAAAGCTGCAGATGGAAGAGCAAATTAAAGCTATAGAAAAGGCCAGTGAGGAAGAGCGTGTGAATCTTCAGAGAGAATTAAGTCGCGTGAAACAAGAGGTGGTGGACATTATGAAG AAATCCTGTGATAGCCGTATCAGTGAGATTGAGAATGTCCATGCAGAGGCCTTGTTGAATAAAGAGCAGGAGTATAATGAGCAGATGCGCCTGAAGGAACAAGACTTCCAGGATCAACTTAATGCAGTCCTT aagaagaatgAGGAGATTTTAAATTTACAACAAGATAAAGAAAAGAGTTTAATGGCCCTAGAAGAGCTTGAGCAACAGAAAAAGACCCTTGAGTGCAGCACAGCAGAACAACTTAAAGAAATGCAACAAGAAGTTGAATGTTACAGAACG AGGATTCTTGAACTTGAAAGTTCTGTTGCGGAGGAGAGTAAATCCCAAGATTTTGCAAGCCTGATTGAGACAGAAAGAAATAATCACAATGCAGAAGTAATTGCCATCAAAGAAAAACATAAGCAAGATCTTGATGTCCTTGTACAGGAACAAGAGAGAATATGGTCAGAAAAGCTTGCACTCCTTAAGGAGGAGACTGATGCTATGATTATTGAACTTAAACAGAAGTATCAGCAAGAATATGATGCACAATTaaaagagagagagtgtaatTTCCAGGAGCATATTGAgcaaatgaatgaaaaaacattagaaaagctAGATTTAAAACAAACTGAACTGGAAACCCTCTCAGCTGAACTGTCTGAGGCTATAAACGCACGGCAAGAGATTGAGCAGAAACTTTTAGAAACAGAAAATGATACTCTCAAAATTAAACAAGAATATGATACCCTGATaaaggaagaaagagaaaaacataGTGAAGAAATTGGTTCCAttgaaagagaaaaggaaatacttaCCATGGGTATTGAGAAAGATTTGAAGGAAAATATTAACAACCTAAAACTACTGTTAGATAATAAAGAATGTGAGTTGGAAGAAttgagaaaagaaaagcaaaatatgaaAGAAGCTGCTGAAAAGGCTGAAGCAGACCTTAAAGAAACATATACTCTATTAGAATCATCCAGGCATTCTCATGAGGTTAATGTACATGAGAAAGAAAAGGCTAATGAGCTGCAACTGAAGGAACTGCAAGAAAATCTAAAAGGCATGACAGAAGAACGCAATCATCTTAAAGAGGTGACGGAAACAGCAGAAACACAATTAAAGAGTGTACAGATAGAACTGGATACAAGTAAGGCCCAAGTACAAAGCCTTATGATGGAGTATGAAACCCAGGTAAAAGATTTAAAGGTACAAATAGAAGAAATGAGCAGAATAGCTTCAGAGAATGAACATGAAGTAAGAAAACTAAAAGAAGAACACAAACAAATAATTATAGACCTTAACAATACTATGTGTGAAAAAGAGAAGAATATACTAGCTTTGCAAGAAGATTATAAAGTAAAACACAAAAATCAGGATGCTAAAATGGACAAGTTAAGGCAAAAATTAAAAGAGCTGCAAGAATCATCTAAAAAGAAATATTCCGAGATGGaaaccaaattaaagaaagagatTGATAAGAAGCAGAACGAGTTGATTAACAAAGAAAAGGAATATAATGAAAAGATGCATGAGATGGCCCAAGCAAGTTCAACTGGAATTAACCATGCAATGGCTCAGCTTGAACTTAATCATAAAGAGCAGATTCAGAATACCACAGACAAGCATCAGAGAGAGCTACAAGAAACCACAGAAACTTGGGAAAAGAAATTAAGCCAGCTTGCTGAAGAACTCAGAGAGAAGCACGAAGAAGAACTTCAGGAGAAAGATCAGGTCATAACAGAAGCAAGAACAGAGTTAAAtatgaaaagcaaagaaaaagaagATGCAGAAAAACAGATATCATACCTCAAGGAACTGAAGACCCAAACAGATGTCTCATTTAGTGACTTACAAGAACAGCTACGTCAGTCATCGGCTCAAGTTTTACATCTGACGCAAAGTGGAAACGAGATCAAGACACAACTTGAAAGGGTGGAGAAAGATTGTGCTCAACTAACAGCAGAGAAGCAAATGCTTCAACAGCAGTTGGATAATCTGAAAATATTAGCAGATGAAGATAAAAGCAAGGTTGATGAATTGGTTAGCAAAATGAGAATTGCTGAAGAAAAGTATAATGACTTAGAGACCCTGCACAATAAAGTGAGAGTAGACTTTGCTAAGGAACTGCAGGATACACttgttgaaaaagaaaatgattttaaacatCTTCTGGGTAAACAAGAAAACCAGTTGATCTCTTGCTGCAAAAATGCTGAAGATTTATTTGAATCACTTGCAAATGGACTCACTGAAAACCACAGAAATCAAATGGATAGATGGATCGTTAAAATAGCAAATATTGAAAGCTACATGCATAAACTGAAAGAGGTCACTTTCAAGCAACGCAGTAAAATGTTTGAGCAAGAAAAGCAACTTGAACAGTTTTCAAAAGAGCTTCTTTCAGTAAACAAATCTCTTAACCAGGTTACTCAACATAtgcaggaaaaagaaaacattacttCATCTCTAAAGGATGAGATTGAAGCTCTTAATTTTCAAAATGAGTTGTTGAAAAAAGAAGGAGGAAGCCAACAGAAGGTTGCAGACGAGAAAGAATCTTGCATTactcaactgaaaaaagaactttcagagaaaacaaatattgtGACCTCCTTAACAGAAGTGGTAAAAGAAAGAGAATCTCAGGTGTCTTCTCTTTCTTCATTAATTAATGAGCTTAAAGTGAAACACGAGAATTGTGTTGAtctaacagaaaaagaaaatgccattGCTTTTCTCACTGCACAGCAGAAACAGAGTGAGCAGGAGCTACAAAATCAAATTCAGGAACTGATGACAAATATTGAGATTCTGAATAAAGAAAAGTCAGCACACATAGATGAAGCTGCTAAGCTTCAAAATAAGCTTGATGAATGGAAGAAAAAAGCAGAACTCAAATTTGTGCAGAACCACAACACTATTAAAGAGCTGAAAGAGAAAGTCGAAACAGTCAATAAGCATATTGTTGAAAAAGATGAGAAACTAAGGACCCTAACAGAGGAATTTGAATGTCATCGTAGCAATATCAAAGAAACAGAACTCACAAGAGAAAGCAAAGAATTGGACTTAATCTCTCAGTTAGAAGGCCAGACATCTAGAATTCTGGAATTGGAAGAGCAGTGTTTGAAGCTGATGTCTGAAAACAAGAGTTTAATGGATCAAATTGAAATTAAAACTATTCAGCAGAGTGAGGAAAAGAAAGTACTTGTTGAGCAAATCCAAAATGTTCAATGTGTATCTGACAATAACACCAAGGAAGTGCAACATAAAGTATTAACCCTTGGAAAAGAAATTGATGCTTTAAAGGAAGAACTGGAAGCAAAGCAAACAAAATGGCAACTGGAAAAAGCAGAGTGTTTTCAGATGAAAGATGAGGAGTTGAAAACATTGGAAGAGAGACTAACTACAGAAAGTGCAAATAAACTTTCAGAGCTGAAGAAAAGGGCTGAACAGAAAATAGCTTCTCTTAAGAAACAACTTATGTCTCAGATAGAAGAGAAAGAGCAGTCAAGGAAAGAACTGGAAAACCAGCTTCAAAGCTTAAAAATTAATATGCAGAAAGAAGGCCAGGAAGTGCAGGAAGGATTGCAACAAGAAGTTAAAAATCAAGAGAACAAATATGTGTTGCTACTGGAGCAGCAGAAGAATACAGAGGCAGATTTAACGAATATTAGGAGTGAGGTAAAATCAAAAGAACAAAGAATTATAGAACTGGAAGATATTATTAAAGATGTTCAGCAAAAACTTTCTGAAAAAGAGTTGACAGAGAGTGAAAAGGAACAAGAGCTTTTAAAGGAACTAGAGGCACAGATGCTGACAAATAATCAGCTAGTTTCTACACATGAAAAAGCTTTAAAAGACCTGCAGGATGAGATCAATGTTAAGGATGCAGAGATAAAGACCTTTAAAGAGGAAATAGATGGAAAATTCAAATCCTTAAATGAACTCCAGGTGCTTTTTGAGGAAACTCATTCTCAAGAGAGTGCATTGAAAATAAAACTGGAAGAAGTAGAGAGGGAGAAGTTAAAATTCAGAAATGAAATAACTAAGCTACAGAAAGATATGCGCTCTTTACGTAAGGAACACAATCAAGAACTAGATTTGCTTAAAAAGGAGATAACAGAGGAAGCTGAACAAAGAATCAA ATATGAACAGGAGGACCTGGAACTTAAGCATAATTCAAAATTAAAGCAACTGATGAGAGAATTCAATACCCAAATGGCTAAAAAGGAGCGTGAGGTTGAAACAGCAGTACAGGAGACTATTG CTAAAGCTCAAGAGGTGGAGGCTGAATTAATGCGATCCCAACAGATAGAAGCTGTCCATCTTCATAAAAAGATTGCTGAGAAAGAAGATGACctgaaaagaacagtaaagagatATGAAGAACTTTTAGAA GGTCGAGAAGAGGAAATGACAGCAAAAGTGACTGAGTTGCAAGAACAACTTGAAAAATTGCAGGAAGAATTATCACTGAAAGAAATGCATAATGAAGAAGAACAAAATGTGGAG gagAAAGCATCCCCTGAGGTTTTTCAG GCACAGCTGGCGCAGAAGACATCCCAACTCAATGAATACAAACTGAAGGAGCAGGAACTTAAAGAGAAG GTTCACATCCTAGAAGACCAGGTGAAAAACTTCACACGTGGTGTATTTTACTCTCCAATTGGCACACCGTATAAAG AAGTTAATAATCAACATGCAGGTGTTTCTGTCTTTGGGGAACCCACAGAATTTGAGTACTTAAGAAAAGTTATGTTTGAGTACATGATGGGGCGTGAAACAAAG ACAATGGCAAAGGTAATCACAACAGTGCTGAGGTTCCCAACAGACCAAGCTCAACAAATTTTGCAGCGAGAAGAAAACCAACCACTG tctTGGCTTCGATCTTCCTCGTGA